One Terriglobia bacterium DNA segment encodes these proteins:
- a CDS encoding inorganic phosphate transporter: MLLLTVAFALIFDFLNGFHDAANSIATVVSTRVLSPKLAVAWAAFFNFAAAFLLGTAVAKTIGKGMISLDIVTQYVVLAGLLGAIVWDLLTWIWGLPTSSSHALIGGYAGAAMARATILHGFDHAFDVIIPGGWTKTLIFIVVAPLMGLVLGWTIMTAIYWTLQHKTPRSVDTWFRKLQLLSAASYSLGHGGNDAQKTMGIVAGALYTGGIMSKADFAADWGKYHWPIILAAHAAIAAGTYLGGWRIVHTMGSKITKLKPVGGFAAETAGAVTLFGTALAGIPVSTTHTITGAIVGVGATHRLSAVRWGVAQRIVWAWMLTIPASAAVAAVTFYLVRMFVPTA; the protein is encoded by the coding sequence CTGCTCTTGCTCACCGTCGCCTTTGCGCTGATCTTCGATTTTCTGAACGGCTTCCACGACGCCGCGAATTCCATCGCCACGGTGGTTTCCACGCGGGTGCTGTCGCCCAAGCTGGCGGTAGCCTGGGCGGCATTCTTCAATTTCGCCGCCGCCTTCCTGCTGGGGACGGCGGTGGCCAAGACCATCGGCAAGGGCATGATCTCGCTGGATATCGTCACCCAATACGTGGTGCTGGCGGGGCTGCTGGGGGCGATCGTGTGGGACCTGCTGACCTGGATATGGGGGCTGCCGACCTCGTCGTCGCACGCGCTGATCGGGGGCTACGCAGGTGCGGCCATGGCGCGCGCCACCATCCTGCACGGCTTCGATCACGCCTTCGACGTCATCATCCCCGGGGGCTGGACCAAGACGCTGATCTTCATCGTGGTGGCGCCGCTGATGGGCCTGGTGCTGGGGTGGACGATCATGACCGCCATCTACTGGACCCTGCAACACAAGACGCCGCGTTCGGTGGACACCTGGTTCCGCAAGCTGCAACTGCTCTCGGCGGCGTCGTATTCGCTGGGACATGGGGGCAACGACGCGCAGAAAACGATGGGCATCGTGGCCGGGGCGCTGTACACCGGCGGGATCATGAGCAAGGCCGACTTTGCCGCCGACTGGGGCAAGTATCATTGGCCGATCATCCTGGCGGCACACGCCGCCATCGCCGCGGGCACCTACCTCGGGGGCTGGCGGATCGTGCACACCATGGGGTCGAAGATCACCAAGCTCAAGCCGGTGGGCGGATTCGCCGCCGAGACGGCGGGAGCGGTCACGCTGTTCGGTACGGCGCTGGCGGGGATCCCGGTGAGCACTACGCACACCATCACGGGCGCGATCGTGGGCGTGGGGGCGACGCATCGGCTCTCGGCGGTGCGCTGGGGCGTGGCGCAGAGGATCGTGTGGGCGTGGATGCTGACCATCCCGGCATCTGCGGCGGTGGCGGCGGTGACTTTTTACCTGGTGCGGATGTTCGTGCCGACGGCGTGA
- a CDS encoding lipase maturation factor family protein yields the protein MTDQPLPPIEETNKAKPLLVYDGDCSFCRLWADYWRELTGDSIRYEPFQQAASRFPDIPRDTFSSAVQLLLPDGERRSGAHAAFSALAAVPGRRWLLPAYRRVPGFAPVSEAAYDFIARHRDFAYKATRFFWGTPVRQKQLLVSGLFLRALAIVYLIAFISFGVQAQGLIGEAGIVPLGDTLSSVRQYYGAAGYRLLPSLFWFHAGDAAIAMVWLAGVVLALLLFLGVWKRLACVGLFLLYLSLASAGQPFMNFQWDALLLEAGFLAIFMGWSRVVVWLFRWLLFRLVFMSGAVKLLSGDLTWRNLTALQFHYQTQPLPTPLAWYVQQLPAWFQQGSTAAVLAIELVAPWFIIFPRRLRFLAAVVLISLQVLILLTGNYTFFNLLTITLCLFLLDDARLGRILPRRWAGKMRGPSPLPGRLKRWTVGVMSAAVVLASLAVLLEAAGFRSETGSDLLAAVAPLEIVNSYGLFAVMTTSRPEIVIEGSNDNITWSEYEFKYKPGNIYQRPAWIAPHQPRLDWQMWFAALGNYRNNPWILEFEYRLLEGSPGVLRLLKQDPFPSAPPRYIRAQLYQYRFTTWSERRQTGAWWHRELLGAYLPPLSLADFRRIGRR from the coding sequence GTGACTGATCAGCCGCTCCCGCCCATCGAAGAAACGAACAAGGCGAAACCGCTGCTGGTGTATGACGGCGATTGCTCCTTTTGCCGCCTCTGGGCGGACTACTGGCGCGAGCTGACCGGCGACAGCATTCGCTATGAGCCCTTCCAGCAGGCGGCGAGCCGGTTTCCCGATATCCCCCGCGACACCTTTTCTTCCGCGGTGCAGCTCCTCCTTCCTGATGGAGAAAGGCGGAGCGGGGCGCACGCCGCCTTTTCGGCGCTAGCTGCCGTCCCGGGGAGGCGGTGGCTGTTGCCGGCGTACCGGCGTGTCCCCGGATTTGCGCCCGTCAGTGAGGCGGCGTACGACTTCATCGCGCGCCACCGCGATTTTGCCTACAAGGCGACAAGGTTCTTTTGGGGGACTCCGGTGCGGCAGAAGCAGTTGCTGGTATCAGGATTGTTCTTGCGTGCCCTGGCCATCGTCTACCTGATCGCCTTCATCTCGTTCGGCGTACAAGCGCAGGGGCTGATCGGGGAAGCTGGAATCGTGCCGCTCGGCGACACGCTCTCAAGCGTGCGCCAATACTACGGCGCGGCCGGATACCGGCTGCTGCCATCGCTCTTCTGGTTTCACGCCGGCGATGCTGCCATCGCCATGGTCTGGCTCGCGGGCGTAGTGCTGGCGTTGCTTTTGTTTCTGGGCGTCTGGAAGCGTCTGGCCTGCGTGGGTTTGTTCTTGCTGTATCTTTCGCTGGCCAGCGCGGGACAGCCTTTCATGAATTTCCAGTGGGACGCGCTGCTGCTGGAAGCCGGATTCCTGGCGATCTTTATGGGGTGGTCGCGCGTCGTGGTCTGGCTCTTCCGCTGGCTGCTGTTCCGGCTGGTGTTCATGTCGGGAGCGGTCAAATTGCTGAGCGGCGATCTCACCTGGCGGAACCTCACCGCCCTGCAATTTCACTATCAGACTCAGCCTTTGCCGACCCCGCTGGCCTGGTACGTGCAGCAGCTTCCAGCGTGGTTTCAGCAGGGAAGCACGGCGGCGGTCCTGGCGATCGAGCTGGTGGCGCCGTGGTTCATCATCTTTCCCAGACGCCTGCGGTTTCTTGCGGCGGTCGTTCTCATCTCGCTCCAGGTCCTGATCCTTCTGACCGGCAACTACACCTTCTTCAATCTGCTGACCATCACGCTCTGCCTGTTTCTGCTCGACGATGCCCGCCTCGGGCGGATCCTGCCCCGGCGCTGGGCGGGCAAGATGCGCGGTCCTTCGCCGCTGCCGGGCCGCTTGAAACGATGGACGGTCGGAGTGATGTCGGCGGCGGTTGTCCTGGCCAGCCTCGCGGTGCTGCTGGAGGCTGCGGGATTCCGTTCCGAAACCGGCAGCGACCTGTTGGCAGCCGTGGCTCCGTTGGAGATTGTGAACAGCTACGGTTTGTTCGCGGTGATGACCACGTCGCGTCCAGAGATCGTGATCGAGGGCTCGAACGACAACATCACCTGGAGCGAGTACGAATTCAAGTACAAGCCCGGAAACATCTACCAGCGCCCGGCCTGGATCGCGCCCCACCAGCCCCGCCTGGACTGGCAGATGTGGTTTGCCGCTCTGGGCAATTACCGGAACAATCCGTGGATCCTGGAGTTTGAATATCGGCTGCTCGAGGGATCGCCCGGCGTTCTCCGCCTGCTCAAGCAAGATCCTTTTCCCTCGGCGCCACCGCGCTACATCCGCGCGCAGCTCTATCAGTACCGCTTCACCACCTGGAGCGAACGCCGCCAGACGGGTGCATGGTGGCACAGAGAGCTGCTGGGCGCGTACTTGCCACCGCTCTCTCTAGCCGACTTTCGTCGCATCGGAAGGCGCTAG
- a CDS encoding STAS domain-containing protein, which produces MKVPISAGGGSLISPPEMAGTVSLPAAYVLRDRTGRLVFSRPRVGREIGFQGSEMSLRFDCRSVGDVVVVHCKGRLTFGNGIQLLATQIGSVLAEKRRALLHLGEVEAMDAAGLGLLADMAALASDSGGAIRLCNVPGHVARLISLTHLTQALECHGTEAEGLASFGDASACRRAS; this is translated from the coding sequence ATGAAAGTCCCGATCTCGGCGGGTGGTGGTTCTCTCATTTCGCCACCCGAGATGGCAGGAACCGTCAGTCTTCCCGCTGCGTATGTTCTTAGAGACCGCACGGGAAGGCTGGTCTTCAGCCGGCCGCGCGTTGGCCGCGAAATTGGTTTCCAAGGGTCAGAGATGAGCTTGCGGTTTGATTGTCGTTCGGTGGGTGATGTGGTCGTTGTTCACTGCAAAGGGCGACTGACTTTCGGTAACGGGATCCAGCTACTGGCCACCCAGATCGGTAGTGTGCTGGCCGAGAAACGTCGGGCGTTGCTGCACCTCGGGGAAGTCGAGGCCATGGACGCTGCCGGACTCGGGCTGCTGGCGGACATGGCTGCGTTAGCTTCCGATTCCGGCGGAGCCATCAGGCTCTGCAACGTGCCCGGACACGTTGCCCGCCTCATCTCCCTGACCCACCTCACCCAGGCACTGGAATGTCACGGGACGGAAGCGGAGGGTTTGGCTTCCTTTGGCGATGCTTCTGCCTGTCGGCGCGCATCCTAG
- a CDS encoding radical SAM protein encodes MSSTSANCKSPGIKPLELMSAWFRILNGRAPMLSIEITRECPLHCPGCYAYDEAHLGGRTTLRQLSDLRGDALVNGVLDLVKKHRSLHVSLVGGEPLMRKPELERILPALSEMGIFSLLVTSAVAPIPREWKQIPRLKITVSVDGLPEHHDVRRAPATYERILRNIEGLRINVHLTITRPMVQSSDYLDEYFRFWTSRPEVDRIWVSTYTPQVGEQSPEMLTRSERRDLIERMAGWRARFPQVLMNPYIAHAFENPPQNPSDCVFAKMSVNYSADLNTRVEPCIFGGNPDCAQCGCASSVGLHSLRRMKLVGPVKIGHMIGGSMKVGSFANRIRRSMAPARWQNGQTKPTELTQIGAQREQ; translated from the coding sequence ATGAGCAGCACAAGCGCAAATTGCAAATCGCCTGGCATCAAACCTCTGGAACTCATGTCGGCGTGGTTCCGGATCCTGAACGGCCGGGCCCCGATGCTGTCGATCGAGATCACGCGGGAGTGCCCGCTGCATTGCCCCGGATGCTACGCCTACGACGAGGCGCACCTGGGCGGCAGGACCACACTCCGGCAACTCAGCGACCTCCGCGGGGACGCGCTGGTGAACGGTGTCCTTGACTTGGTGAAGAAGCACCGCTCGCTGCACGTGTCGCTGGTCGGCGGGGAGCCGCTGATGCGCAAACCGGAACTGGAGCGGATCCTGCCCGCGTTGAGCGAGATGGGCATCTTCAGCCTGCTGGTGACCAGCGCCGTGGCCCCCATCCCGCGCGAGTGGAAGCAGATCCCGCGCTTGAAGATCACGGTGTCGGTGGACGGGCTTCCGGAGCATCACGACGTGCGCCGCGCGCCCGCGACCTACGAGCGCATCCTGCGCAACATCGAGGGCCTGCGCATCAACGTGCACCTGACCATCACGCGCCCGATGGTGCAAAGCTCCGATTATCTCGACGAGTACTTCCGGTTCTGGACCTCACGGCCGGAGGTCGATCGCATCTGGGTGAGCACGTACACCCCGCAGGTCGGCGAGCAAAGCCCCGAGATGCTGACCCGGAGCGAGCGCCGCGACCTGATCGAGCGCATGGCGGGGTGGAGAGCGCGCTTCCCCCAGGTGCTGATGAACCCGTACATCGCGCACGCGTTCGAGAATCCGCCGCAGAACCCGTCTGACTGCGTGTTCGCCAAGATGTCGGTGAACTATTCCGCCGACCTGAATACGCGGGTGGAGCCCTGCATCTTCGGAGGCAATCCCGACTGCGCCCAGTGCGGCTGCGCCTCCAGCGTGGGGTTGCACTCGCTGCGCCGCATGAAGCTGGTCGGTCCGGTGAAGATCGGACACATGATCGGGGGCTCGATGAAGGTGGGCTCGTTCGCCAACCGCATCCGCCGCTCCATGGCTCCCGCGCGCTGGCAGAACGGCCAGACTAAGCCGACGGAGCTTACCCAGATCGGCGCGCAACGGGAGCAATAA
- a CDS encoding DUF1326 domain-containing protein: MRKLGLLAVIALLGVTVGHSSPPAGWALNATAIEACSCTHFCPCYFNPHPTAHHDNGKMAHYCKFNNAYKVNHGHYGEVSLDGAKFWIHGDLGGDFSQGQLDWAVVTFDKATTPEQRKALGEILGHVFPVKWKSFQTDEGNIDTWTFDKNSAHATLNGGKTAEVKLKRFQGLTNEPAVLKNVRYWGTPRNDGFVMMPNEIETYREGPNAYEFKGTNGFMLTFDITSKDVATKSDSPMSSY; the protein is encoded by the coding sequence ATGCGCAAGCTCGGATTGCTTGCTGTCATTGCGTTGTTGGGGGTCACGGTGGGGCACTCTTCTCCGCCCGCCGGCTGGGCGTTGAATGCCACCGCGATCGAGGCGTGTAGCTGCACACATTTCTGTCCCTGCTACTTCAATCCTCATCCGACCGCACACCACGACAACGGAAAGATGGCGCACTACTGCAAGTTCAACAACGCCTACAAGGTCAACCACGGCCATTACGGCGAGGTGAGCTTGGACGGGGCGAAATTCTGGATCCACGGCGACCTGGGCGGCGATTTCTCGCAGGGCCAGCTGGATTGGGCGGTGGTCACCTTTGACAAAGCCACCACGCCGGAACAGCGAAAGGCTCTGGGTGAGATCCTCGGGCACGTCTTCCCGGTGAAATGGAAATCGTTCCAGACGGATGAGGGCAATATCGACACCTGGACCTTCGACAAGAACTCCGCGCACGCCACCCTGAACGGCGGCAAGACGGCGGAGGTCAAGCTGAAGCGCTTCCAGGGATTGACCAACGAGCCCGCGGTCCTGAAGAACGTGCGCTACTGGGGAACACCGCGTAACGACGGCTTCGTGATGATGCCCAACGAGATCGAAACGTACCGCGAGGGCCCCAACGCTTACGAATTCAAGGGCACCAACGGCTTCATGCTCACCTTCGACATCACTTCGAAAGATGTAGCCACGAAGAGCGACAGCCCGATGAGCAGCTACTGA
- a CDS encoding B12-binding domain-containing radical SAM protein, whose translation MRIHLVNPSSVSFGTAVITPRWLYVLAGATPKDFGDPIITDETLEQVDPQRILPGDVVGIGIHTANALRGYEIGRIAKGRGAHVIFGGIHATLYPNEARELGAADAVVQGDGDVVWPLALNDCSRGACQAIYAGGRIEADRFVPARWDLVPRSRYMWASVQTVRGCPKHCSFCSVWRTDGQRPRQRSSDAVIEEIVQLRRLGFRFVALADDNFYPVTLTDLDLARRNGQGARLAELESLRQERFELMSRLAQLPDDMGFFTQITMEAAEDPAFLDAMKAAHIKGALVGVESVTPEGLKDVYKDFNQAGDNLVERLRTFRRHGVHVLGSFIFGLPSDRPETFAATASVADRSELTFAQFVMLTPFPGTVDFERWEKKLGDHPQEIAGVPITRRWLIPQALRPKLYWPHPTMSADEIRERTQQVWDKFYEWGSIWKRSAFIRSRKGRLAFLLISRIYRHMYADTGIATDSARVSWSARWTRWMAIPCRLLFAGKPMAGLEVPQLEDRFGGRPFDPSSEAAD comes from the coding sequence ATGAGAATCCATCTCGTGAATCCGAGCAGTGTCTCGTTCGGAACCGCGGTGATCACGCCGCGCTGGCTGTACGTGCTGGCCGGCGCCACTCCGAAGGACTTCGGCGATCCGATCATCACCGACGAGACCCTGGAGCAGGTTGACCCGCAGCGGATCCTGCCCGGAGACGTGGTTGGGATCGGCATCCACACGGCGAACGCGCTGCGCGGATACGAGATCGGTCGGATCGCAAAAGGCCGTGGTGCGCACGTCATTTTCGGCGGCATCCATGCCACGCTCTACCCCAACGAAGCGCGGGAACTGGGCGCCGCGGATGCGGTCGTGCAGGGGGATGGCGATGTCGTGTGGCCGCTGGCTCTGAACGACTGCTCCCGCGGCGCCTGCCAAGCCATCTATGCCGGCGGCCGGATCGAGGCGGACAGGTTTGTACCGGCACGATGGGACCTGGTCCCCCGCAGCCGCTACATGTGGGCGTCGGTGCAAACCGTGCGCGGGTGCCCCAAGCACTGTTCCTTCTGCTCGGTATGGCGCACCGACGGGCAGCGGCCACGCCAACGTTCCTCCGACGCGGTCATCGAAGAGATTGTCCAGCTTCGTCGTCTGGGCTTCCGTTTTGTCGCGCTGGCCGACGACAATTTCTACCCCGTCACTCTGACCGACCTGGATCTGGCGCGCCGCAATGGCCAGGGCGCACGTTTGGCGGAGCTGGAGTCCCTCCGGCAGGAGCGTTTCGAATTGATGTCCCGCCTGGCGCAGCTTCCGGATGATATGGGTTTCTTCACCCAGATCACGATGGAAGCGGCCGAAGACCCAGCTTTCCTGGACGCGATGAAAGCGGCGCACATCAAAGGCGCCCTGGTGGGCGTCGAGTCCGTCACGCCCGAGGGTCTCAAGGACGTCTACAAGGACTTCAACCAGGCGGGTGATAACTTGGTGGAACGCCTGCGGACCTTCCGCCGCCATGGCGTGCACGTCCTTGGCTCCTTCATTTTCGGCCTGCCGAGCGACCGGCCGGAGACCTTCGCCGCCACCGCTTCCGTCGCCGACCGCTCCGAGCTGACTTTCGCCCAATTCGTGATGCTCACACCCTTCCCCGGGACCGTCGATTTCGAACGCTGGGAGAAGAAGTTGGGAGACCATCCGCAGGAGATCGCCGGCGTGCCCATCACCCGGCGCTGGCTCATCCCGCAGGCGCTTCGTCCGAAGCTCTACTGGCCCCATCCGACCATGTCAGCCGACGAGATCCGCGAGCGCACCCAGCAGGTGTGGGACAAGTTCTATGAGTGGGGCTCGATCTGGAAGCGATCCGCCTTCATCCGCTCCCGAAAAGGCCGCCTGGCTTTTCTTCTGATCTCCCGCATCTACCGGCACATGTACGCCGATACCGGCATCGCGACCGACAGCGCCCGCGTCTCCTGGTCCGCCCGCTGGACGCGCTGGATGGCCATACCGTGCCGCCTGCTTTTCGCGGGGAAGCCGATGGCTGGTCTCGAGGTTCCACAACTCGAAGACCGCTTTGGCGGCCGTCCATTCGACCCTTCCTCGGAGGCCGCCGACTAG
- the ribB gene encoding 3,4-dihydroxy-2-butanone-4-phosphate synthase gives MSPNAPFCDVPTAIEEIRAGRMIVVVDDEDRENEGDLTLAAEKVTPDAINFMAKHGRGLVCLAMTEERLDELRIPPMSAENTSQFGTAFCEAIDAKEGTTTGISAHDRARTIQVALDPKTRPSDLARPGHVFPLRARQGGVLIRAGQTEASVDLARLAGLKPAGVICEIMNDDGTMARVPQLIEVCREHGLKMLTVAELIRYRMRNERLVKRIGEAMVPTRYGEFRMIAYESQITHNSHIALVKGDIERAGGPVLVRMHAHCVMGDVFGATWCDCRDIIDRSMEMIAEKGRGALIYLHQTSKGFTVETAGDKSSLVFHKDAREPEARKSQKKIQREAGIGAQILIDLGLREVRLLTNHPRKVVALEGYGIHIVEQVPVAVRAAAGTGR, from the coding sequence ATGAGCCCCAACGCCCCATTCTGTGACGTCCCCACCGCCATCGAGGAGATCCGCGCCGGGCGGATGATCGTGGTGGTGGACGACGAAGACCGCGAGAACGAAGGCGACCTGACGCTCGCCGCCGAGAAGGTCACGCCCGACGCCATCAACTTCATGGCCAAGCACGGGCGCGGGCTGGTGTGCCTGGCCATGACCGAGGAGCGGCTCGACGAGCTGCGTATCCCGCCCATGAGCGCGGAGAACACCTCGCAGTTCGGCACCGCGTTCTGCGAGGCCATCGACGCCAAGGAAGGCACCACCACCGGCATCTCGGCGCACGACCGCGCCCGGACCATCCAGGTGGCGCTCGATCCCAAGACCCGGCCCAGCGATCTGGCGCGTCCCGGGCACGTCTTTCCCCTGCGCGCGCGGCAGGGTGGCGTGCTGATCCGCGCCGGGCAGACCGAGGCTTCGGTGGACCTGGCGCGCCTTGCCGGGCTCAAGCCCGCGGGCGTGATCTGCGAGATCATGAACGACGACGGCACCATGGCGCGCGTGCCCCAGCTCATCGAGGTCTGCCGCGAGCATGGTCTGAAGATGCTGACCGTCGCCGAACTGATCCGCTACCGCATGCGCAACGAGCGGCTGGTGAAGCGCATCGGTGAGGCCATGGTGCCGACCCGCTACGGCGAGTTCCGCATGATCGCCTACGAGAGCCAGATCACGCACAACTCGCACATCGCGCTAGTCAAGGGCGACATCGAGCGGGCCGGCGGCCCGGTGCTGGTGCGCATGCACGCGCACTGCGTCATGGGAGACGTCTTCGGCGCCACCTGGTGCGACTGCCGCGACATCATCGACCGCTCCATGGAGATGATCGCGGAGAAGGGCCGCGGAGCGCTCATCTACCTGCACCAGACCTCGAAGGGATTCACCGTCGAGACCGCCGGAGACAAGTCCTCTCTGGTCTTCCACAAGGACGCGCGCGAGCCGGAGGCGCGCAAGTCGCAGAAGAAGATCCAGCGCGAAGCCGGCATCGGGGCGCAGATCCTGATCGACCTCGGACTGCGCGAAGTGCGCCTGCTCACCAATCATCCGCGCAAAGTGGTCGCCCTTGAGGGCTACGGCATCCACATCGTGGAGCAGGTCCCGGTGGCGGTGAGAGCAGCGGCCGGAACCGGTCGGTAA
- a CDS encoding MerR family transcriptional regulator, giving the protein MEGRFTSNEVVALTGITARQLQWWDERALVVPAREGHRRLYSMEDVAEVAVILELRRKGFSLQRMRKVIRFLRNELGRRLAQTVTGDSDYHLLTDGKHLFLETSEKQVIDILKNARQPMLTVCLSDAVRRVRAEVRRQAPASAGGGSTVNRTVRRLRA; this is encoded by the coding sequence ATGGAAGGCCGGTTCACATCGAATGAGGTGGTGGCGCTGACGGGCATCACGGCCCGCCAGCTTCAGTGGTGGGACGAGCGCGCCCTGGTCGTCCCCGCCCGCGAGGGACATCGCCGCCTGTACTCGATGGAAGACGTCGCCGAGGTCGCGGTCATCCTCGAACTCCGCCGCAAGGGATTCTCCCTGCAGCGCATGCGCAAGGTGATCCGTTTCCTGCGCAACGAGCTCGGGCGGCGCCTGGCGCAGACCGTCACCGGCGACTCCGACTACCACCTGCTCACCGACGGCAAGCACTTATTTCTTGAAACCTCGGAGAAGCAGGTCATCGACATTCTGAAAAACGCCCGCCAGCCGATGCTGACCGTCTGCCTCAGCGACGCCGTGCGCCGGGTGCGCGCGGAAGTCCGACGGCAGGCGCCGGCAAGCGCCGGCGGCGGTTCGACCGTCAACCGGACAGTCCGAAGGCTCCGCGCTTGA
- the thiS gene encoding sulfur carrier protein ThiS — MQLIINGEERSFGELSSLAALVEQLGMKGDRVAVELNCEIVPRTRWSETPLRDGDRLEIVHFVGGGL; from the coding sequence ATGCAGCTCATCATCAACGGGGAAGAGCGCAGCTTCGGCGAGCTGTCCAGCCTGGCGGCCCTGGTGGAGCAGCTCGGCATGAAGGGCGACCGGGTCGCCGTCGAGCTGAACTGCGAGATCGTCCCCCGCACCCGCTGGTCCGAGACGCCGCTGCGCGACGGCGACCGCCTGGAAATCGTCCACTTCGTCGGCGGCGGCCTGTAA
- the ada gene encoding bifunctional DNA-binding transcriptional regulator/O6-methylguanine-DNA methyltransferase Ada — translation MLLIADDDPRWAAVLARDASQDGSFFYAVRSTGVYCRPSCPSRRPRRENVQFYRTPEQAERAGFRPCLRCQPLAVRTGDTRVEFVERVCRHIEEHLDEPLRLSSLGREFGMSPFHLQRTFKSVLDITPREYAETCRMKSLKNGLQSGHSVTEAMHEAGYGSTSRLYEKTGGQLGMTPTLYRLGANRITIRYATVNSPLGRMLVAATDKGICSITFGGSEAGLVKDLRKEYPQAQFKRAEAVLHRWIGALLKQMFGEPQKTRLPLDIQATAFQRRVWQHLQSIPFGSTKSYSEVAREIGEPNATRAVAQACARNPVAIAIPCHRVVRNDGSLGGYRWGIERKKQLLEREAGRA, via the coding sequence ATGCTCCTCATCGCCGACGACGATCCACGGTGGGCCGCAGTCCTGGCGCGCGACGCGTCGCAGGACGGCAGCTTCTTTTATGCCGTGCGCTCGACCGGAGTTTATTGCCGGCCGTCGTGCCCGTCGCGGCGCCCTCGGCGGGAAAACGTCCAGTTCTACCGCACGCCGGAGCAGGCGGAGCGCGCCGGTTTCCGCCCGTGCTTGCGCTGCCAACCTCTGGCGGTACGCACCGGCGACACGCGCGTCGAGTTCGTCGAACGGGTCTGCCGCCACATCGAGGAGCACCTCGACGAGCCCCTGCGGCTTAGCAGCCTGGGGCGTGAGTTCGGGATGAGTCCGTTCCATCTGCAGCGGACCTTCAAGTCCGTGCTCGACATCACGCCGCGCGAATATGCGGAAACCTGCCGCATGAAGTCGCTGAAGAATGGGTTGCAATCCGGGCATTCGGTGACCGAGGCCATGCACGAGGCGGGCTATGGTTCCACCAGCAGGCTGTACGAGAAGACCGGCGGCCAGCTCGGCATGACGCCGACGCTCTACCGGCTGGGCGCGAACCGCATCACCATCCGTTATGCGACGGTCAATTCCCCGCTGGGCCGGATGCTGGTGGCCGCCACTGACAAGGGCATCTGCTCCATCACCTTCGGTGGATCAGAAGCAGGTCTGGTGAAAGACCTGCGCAAGGAATATCCGCAAGCGCAGTTCAAGAGAGCCGAGGCGGTCCTGCACCGCTGGATCGGGGCCTTGCTCAAGCAGATGTTCGGCGAGCCGCAGAAGACCAGGCTGCCGCTGGACATCCAGGCCACAGCGTTCCAGCGTCGCGTGTGGCAGCATCTGCAATCCATCCCCTTCGGCTCGACCAAGAGTTACTCAGAAGTGGCCCGCGAGATCGGTGAGCCGAATGCGACCCGCGCGGTGGCGCAGGCCTGCGCGAGAAATCCCGTGGCCATCGCTATCCCCTGCCATCGCGTGGTGCGCAACGACGGCTCGCTCGGCGGGTACCGCTGGGGCATCGAGAGAAAGAAGCAGTTGCTGGAGCGGGAGGCGGGGCGGGCGTAG